A genomic stretch from Larimichthys crocea isolate SSNF chromosome XXII, L_crocea_2.0, whole genome shotgun sequence includes:
- the ppme1 gene encoding protein phosphatase methylesterase 1 — protein MEKQLHLNLLASRPPMAGGFQSGSKMKMGPGRKRDFSPLPWSQYFETMEDVEVENENGKDVFRIYCSGAHGPVLLLLHGGGHSALSWAVFTAVICSRINCRVVAMDLRAHGDTKVKNPDDLSADTMAKDIGKVVEALYGDNPPPIMIIGHSMGGAIAVHTAAANHIPSLLGLCVIDVVEGTAMDALNSMQNFLRSRPKTFKSLENAIEWSVKSGQIRNMESARVSMGGQVKKCEESTSSPGVSRSIGEGIIEEEEEEEAEEESNKKRMKEDDQEIKKESVFTWRVELSKTEKYWEGWFRGLSALFLTCPAPKLLLLAGVDRLDKDLTIGQMQGKFQMQVLPQCGHAVHEDAPEKVADALATFMVRHKFTEFKEGYLC, from the exons ATGGAGAAACAGCTCCACCTGAACCTGTTAGCCTCCAGACCGCCCATGGCTGGAGGCTTCCAGTCTGGCTCCAAGATGAAAATGGG ACCTGGACGGAAGAGAGATTTCTCGCCCCTCCCCTGGAGTCAGTACTTTGAAACCATGGAAGACGTTGAGGTGGAAAATGAAAATGGCAAAGAT GTTTTCAGAATTTACTGCAGCGGTGCTCATGgtcctgtgctgctgctgctccatggAGGAGGCCACTCTGCACTCTCCTGGGCCGTGTTCACT GCCGTCATATGCAGCCGGATCAACTGCAGGGTGGTGGCTATGGACCTCCGAGCTCATG GCGACACCAAAGTGAAAAATCCTGACGATCTCTCTGCAGACACGATGGCCAA GGATATTGGTAAAGTGGTGGAGGCGCTTTATGGCGACAACCCGCCTCCAATCATGATTATTGGACACAGCATGGGTGGAGCCATCGCAgttcacacagctgctgctaaTCATATACCATCTCTGCTGGGCCTCTGTGTCATTGACGTTGTAGAAG GTACAGCGATGGATGCTTTGAACAGTATGCAGAATTTCCTCAGAAGTCGGCCAAAGACATTTAAATCTCTGGAGAATGCCATTGAGTGGAG TGTCAAGAGTGGCCAAATCCGAAACATGGAGTCAGCACGAGTGTCAATGGGAGGCCAGGTGAAAAA ATGTGAGGAGTCCACCAGTAGTCCAGGAGTGTCTCGTAGCATTGGTGAAGGTATaatagaagaagaggaggaggaagaagcggAAGAAGAATCAAACAAGAAAAGGATGAAGGAAGATGATCAAGAG ATAAAGAAGGAAAGCGTCTTTACCTGGAGAGTGGAGctgtcaaagacagaaaaatactggGAGGGCTGGTTCAGAGGCCTGTCTGCGCTCTTTCTCACCTGCCCTGCACCAAAACTGCTTCTGCTTGCAG GTGTGGACAGGCTTGACAAAGACCTTACTATCGGACAGATGCAAG GAAAGTTTCAGATGCAGGTCCTCCCACAGTGCGGTCATGCTGTCCATGAGGACGCACCTGAAAAA GTAGCAGATGCTTTAGCGACATTTATGGTCCGGCACAAATTCACTGAGTTTAAGGAAGGATATCTGTG CTAG